CTGACGGTGCTCCGGAATTTAGAGCCGCTATCGCCGAGCGTTACGACCGCGACACTGAGGAAGTCGTTCTCACCTGCGGAACACAGGAAGCCGACTTCCTCACATTCATGGCCCTCCTTAGCGAGGGAGACCACAGCGTAGTCGTCTCACCGACCTATCAGTCGCTTTCGAGTGTTCCCAACGCCGTCGGTGACGTGAGCGAAGTTCGAACCGAGCCACCGGAGTGGAACCTCTCGGTTGATGCCGTCGCCGAAGAGATACGGCCCGAGACGCGACTGGTTGTCCTCACGAATCCGAGTAACCCGACGGGGAAGTACCTCGGGCCGGAGACGATGCAGGCACTGTACGACCTCGTCGAGGAGAACAACGCGCACCTCCTCGTTGACGAAGTGTATCGAATGCTGGCCGACGAGCCTCACGCGCCCGCCGCCGCGCTCGGCCCGCGCGCGATCTCGACCGCCGGTGTCTCGAAGTCGTACGGTCTTGCAGGGGCGCGTCTCGGGTGGGTCGTCGCAGTCACGGAGATCGCGGACGCAGTGCGGAAGTGGAAAGATTACACGACAATCTCACCCCCGATCGTTGGCCACCACGTCGCTCAGCAGGCGCTCGGTGAGCGAGAGGCCGAGATTCTTGAGGCGAACCGTGCCCACGCGAAAGCGAACCGGGAACGCGTCGCCGAGTTCGTCGAACGCTACGATCTCGACTGGTTCGAGCCGACGGGCGTAAACGGCTTCCCGACGATCCCGGACGGGTTCGAGAGCGGGAAGGAGTTCTGCCGGTCGCTGTTCGAGGCCGAGAGTGTCGTCCTCGCTCCCGGTGACGTCTTCGGGTATCCCGACCGGTTCCGAATTGGGTTCGGTCTTCACACCGAGGAACTCGAGGAGGGCCTCGACCGAATCGGTCGTTACATCGAAAACCACCGCTGACCGGCACTAATAGATCCACGAAATCAGAACTCTCGGCGATTCGGAATAGGCGCTGTATATTCAACAGCATTCGAACAAATCACCGAACTGCTGTCAGGACCGGCGTGTT
The nucleotide sequence above comes from Halosolutus halophilus. Encoded proteins:
- a CDS encoding aminotransferase class I/II-fold pyridoxal phosphate-dependent enzyme: MELPPFELERWLDEYEPDADLMLAESGVRSLPASRFDLDVGELGYVIPTDGAPEFRAAIAERYDRDTEEVVLTCGTQEADFLTFMALLSEGDHSVVVSPTYQSLSSVPNAVGDVSEVRTEPPEWNLSVDAVAEEIRPETRLVVLTNPSNPTGKYLGPETMQALYDLVEENNAHLLVDEVYRMLADEPHAPAAALGPRAISTAGVSKSYGLAGARLGWVVAVTEIADAVRKWKDYTTISPPIVGHHVAQQALGEREAEILEANRAHAKANRERVAEFVERYDLDWFEPTGVNGFPTIPDGFESGKEFCRSLFEAESVVLAPGDVFGYPDRFRIGFGLHTEELEEGLDRIGRYIENHR